Proteins co-encoded in one Capsicum annuum cultivar UCD-10X-F1 chromosome 9, UCD10Xv1.1, whole genome shotgun sequence genomic window:
- the LOC107842618 gene encoding protein root UVB sensitive 5 isoform X6: protein MYVIDNDSEMKMFLEEHVPTNTGSQDLDISNMELSWLPKVIKDFVLPSGYPDTVSDDYVDYMLLQFPTNVTGWICHTLVTSSLLKACQSYSGGWCGLFLRNFRSCFSCCHQMGFKGWHWCPWTLFHWSGGRFGNLFDDDPKQWRMFADFVGSAGSIFDLCTPLYPSYFLPLASLGNLAKAVARGLKDPSFRVIQNHFAIAGNLGDVAAKEEVWEVAAELLGLSLGILALDTPGISKSYPTLALTWLSVRILHLWFRYQSLSVLQFNTINLKRARILVNSHVLHCTVPGINECNRMESILLWQRFLRPRIIFEVSLEEMINGRKYRSMQIKQLLHLYKEEKYFLVVNQQNPTDIQVFVSFKEGATSLSVFRSVWQTYWLYQNWGWSDNIFDQLEQSLVELKDRFPDLLQQLTDAGWDTNNLSLKVPKEMSIKELPAPS, encoded by the exons AT GTATGTTATAGATAATGACTCTGAAATGAAAATGTTTCTTGAGGAGCATGTGCCCACAAATACTGGATCTCAAGATCTTGATATCTCTAACATGGAGTTATCCTGGCTCCCTAAGGTTATCAAGGATTTTGTGTTACCATCAGGTTACCCAG ATACAGTATCAGATGATTATGTGGACTACATGTTGCTTCAGTTCCCAACCAATGTAACAGGGTGGATCTGTCATACGCTGGTGACTTCAAGTCTCTTAAAGGCATGTCAATCTTATTCAG GCGGTTGGTGTGGGCTCTTTCTCAGGAACTTCCGCAGCTGCTTCAGCTGCTGCCATCAG ATGGGTTTCAAAGGATGGCATTGGTGCCCTTGGACGCTTTTTCATTGGTCTG GTGGGCGGTTTGGCAATCTTTTTGATGATGATCCTAAACAATGGCGCATGTTTGCAGATTTCGTTGGCAGTGCAGGAAG TATATTTGATCTATGTACCCCTCTCTATCCTTCGTATTTCCTGCCTTTGGCATCTCTTGGAAATCTTGCGAAG GCTGTTGCAAGGGGGCTAAAGGACCCTTCATTCCGGGTTATACAAAACCACTTCGCTATTGCTGGAAATTTGGGAGACGTAGCAGCAAAG GAGGAAGTGTGGGAAGTAGCTGCTGAGCTGCTAGGTCTTTCTCTCGGCATACTAGCCTTG GATACACCTGGTATCTCAAAGTCGTATCCTACATTGGCACTTACATGGTTGAGTGTGCGGATCCTACATCTTTGGTTTCGCTATCAGTCTCTTTCAGTTCTGCAATTCAACACG ATAAATCTCAAACGGGCTCGCATATTAGTGAACTCCCATGTTTTACACTGTACAGTTCCAG GAATCAATGAATGCAATAGGATGGAGAGCATCTTATTGTGGCAAAGATTCTTAAGGCCACGAATTATTTTTGAGGTGTCTTTGGAGGAGATGATCAATGGGAGAAAATACAGATCCATG CAGATCAAGCAACTCCTTCATCTGTAcaaggaggaaaaatattttcttgtagtAAATCAACAGAACCCAACGGATATTCAGGTCTTTGTATCTTTTAAG GAAGGAGCCACAAGCCTATCAGTGTTTCGAAGTGTATGGCAAACCTATTGGCTATATCAAAACTGGGGCTGGTCAGATAATATCTTTGATCAGCTTGAACAGAGCCTGGTTGAATTGAAGGATAGATTTCCTGACCTATTACAACAACTAACTGATGCTGGATGGGATACAAATAATTTAAGTTTAAAGGTCCCGAAAGAAATGTCGATCAAGGAGCTTCCTGCACCAAGTTAA
- the LOC107842618 gene encoding protein root UVB sensitive 5 isoform X3 encodes MMDTAKTFFAISLKTQTMPFHLQFNYPISTFLCPHQLTLYSNWSRNQPFNVLCTSPQSDSFNNREEAIKDSYGENDKGHLILVEKYKNGTLKRYVIDNDSEMKMFLEEHVPTNTGSQDLDISNMELSWLPKVIKDFVLPSGYPDTVSDDYVDYMLLQFPTNVTGWICHTLVTSSLLKAVGVGSFSGTSAAASAAAIRWVSKDGIGALGRFFIGGRFGNLFDDDPKQWRMFADFVGSAGSIFDLCTPLYPSYFLPLASLGNLAKAVARGLKDPSFRVIQNHFAIAGNLGDVAAKEEVWEVAAELLGLSLGILALDTPGISKSYPTLALTWLSVRILHLWFRYQSLSVLQFNTINLKRARILVNSHVLHCTVPGINECNRMESILLWQRFLRPRIIFEVSLEEMINGRKYRSMIKQLLHLYKEEKYFLVVNQQNPTDIQVFVSFKEGATSLSVFRSVWQTYWLYQNWGWSDNIFDQLEQSLVELKDRFPDLLQQLTDAGWDTNNLSLKVPKEMSIKELPAPS; translated from the exons ATGATGGATACCGCAAAAACATTCTTTGCCATTTCCCTCAAAACTCAAACAATGCCTTTTCATCTGCAATTCAACTACCCCATTTCAACCTTTTTATGTCCCCACCAGTTGACACTTTATAGTAATTGGAGTAGAAATCAACCCTTTAATGTATTGTGTACTTCTCCACAATCTGATTCTTTCAATAATAGAGAAGAAGCTATTAAAGACTCATATGG GGAAAATGATAAAGGGCATCTGATTTTGGTGGAGAAGTACAAGAATGGAACTTTGAAAAG GTATGTTATAGATAATGACTCTGAAATGAAAATGTTTCTTGAGGAGCATGTGCCCACAAATACTGGATCTCAAGATCTTGATATCTCTAACATGGAGTTATCCTGGCTCCCTAAGGTTATCAAGGATTTTGTGTTACCATCAGGTTACCCAG ATACAGTATCAGATGATTATGTGGACTACATGTTGCTTCAGTTCCCAACCAATGTAACAGGGTGGATCTGTCATACGCTGGTGACTTCAAGTCTCTTAAAG GCGGTTGGTGTGGGCTCTTTCTCAGGAACTTCCGCAGCTGCTTCAGCTGCTGCCATCAG ATGGGTTTCAAAGGATGGCATTGGTGCCCTTGGACGCTTTTTCATTG GTGGGCGGTTTGGCAATCTTTTTGATGATGATCCTAAACAATGGCGCATGTTTGCAGATTTCGTTGGCAGTGCAGGAAG TATATTTGATCTATGTACCCCTCTCTATCCTTCGTATTTCCTGCCTTTGGCATCTCTTGGAAATCTTGCGAAG GCTGTTGCAAGGGGGCTAAAGGACCCTTCATTCCGGGTTATACAAAACCACTTCGCTATTGCTGGAAATTTGGGAGACGTAGCAGCAAAG GAGGAAGTGTGGGAAGTAGCTGCTGAGCTGCTAGGTCTTTCTCTCGGCATACTAGCCTTG GATACACCTGGTATCTCAAAGTCGTATCCTACATTGGCACTTACATGGTTGAGTGTGCGGATCCTACATCTTTGGTTTCGCTATCAGTCTCTTTCAGTTCTGCAATTCAACACG ATAAATCTCAAACGGGCTCGCATATTAGTGAACTCCCATGTTTTACACTGTACAGTTCCAG GAATCAATGAATGCAATAGGATGGAGAGCATCTTATTGTGGCAAAGATTCTTAAGGCCACGAATTATTTTTGAGGTGTCTTTGGAGGAGATGATCAATGGGAGAAAATACAGATCCATG ATCAAGCAACTCCTTCATCTGTAcaaggaggaaaaatattttcttgtagtAAATCAACAGAACCCAACGGATATTCAGGTCTTTGTATCTTTTAAG GAAGGAGCCACAAGCCTATCAGTGTTTCGAAGTGTATGGCAAACCTATTGGCTATATCAAAACTGGGGCTGGTCAGATAATATCTTTGATCAGCTTGAACAGAGCCTGGTTGAATTGAAGGATAGATTTCCTGACCTATTACAACAACTAACTGATGCTGGATGGGATACAAATAATTTAAGTTTAAAGGTCCCGAAAGAAATGTCGATCAAGGAGCTTCCTGCACCAAGTTAA
- the LOC107842618 gene encoding protein root UVB sensitive 5 isoform X5 codes for MDRYVIDNDSEMKMFLEEHVPTNTGSQDLDISNMELSWLPKVIKDFVLPSGYPDTVSDDYVDYMLLQFPTNVTGWICHTLVTSSLLKACQSYSGGWCGLFLRNFRSCFSCCHQMGFKGWHWCPWTLFHWSGGRFGNLFDDDPKQWRMFADFVGSAGSIFDLCTPLYPSYFLPLASLGNLAKAVARGLKDPSFRVIQNHFAIAGNLGDVAAKEEVWEVAAELLGLSLGILALDTPGISKSYPTLALTWLSVRILHLWFRYQSLSVLQFNTINLKRARILVNSHVLHCTVPGINECNRMESILLWQRFLRPRIIFEVSLEEMINGRKYRSMQIKQLLHLYKEEKYFLVVNQQNPTDIQVFVSFKEGATSLSVFRSVWQTYWLYQNWGWSDNIFDQLEQSLVELKDRFPDLLQQLTDAGWDTNNLSLKVPKEMSIKELPAPS; via the exons ATGGATAGGTATGTTATAGATAATGACTCTGAAATGAAAATGTTTCTTGAGGAGCATGTGCCCACAAATACTGGATCTCAAGATCTTGATATCTCTAACATGGAGTTATCCTGGCTCCCTAAGGTTATCAAGGATTTTGTGTTACCATCAGGTTACCCAG ATACAGTATCAGATGATTATGTGGACTACATGTTGCTTCAGTTCCCAACCAATGTAACAGGGTGGATCTGTCATACGCTGGTGACTTCAAGTCTCTTAAAGGCATGTCAATCTTATTCAG GCGGTTGGTGTGGGCTCTTTCTCAGGAACTTCCGCAGCTGCTTCAGCTGCTGCCATCAG ATGGGTTTCAAAGGATGGCATTGGTGCCCTTGGACGCTTTTTCATTGGTCTG GTGGGCGGTTTGGCAATCTTTTTGATGATGATCCTAAACAATGGCGCATGTTTGCAGATTTCGTTGGCAGTGCAGGAAG TATATTTGATCTATGTACCCCTCTCTATCCTTCGTATTTCCTGCCTTTGGCATCTCTTGGAAATCTTGCGAAG GCTGTTGCAAGGGGGCTAAAGGACCCTTCATTCCGGGTTATACAAAACCACTTCGCTATTGCTGGAAATTTGGGAGACGTAGCAGCAAAG GAGGAAGTGTGGGAAGTAGCTGCTGAGCTGCTAGGTCTTTCTCTCGGCATACTAGCCTTG GATACACCTGGTATCTCAAAGTCGTATCCTACATTGGCACTTACATGGTTGAGTGTGCGGATCCTACATCTTTGGTTTCGCTATCAGTCTCTTTCAGTTCTGCAATTCAACACG ATAAATCTCAAACGGGCTCGCATATTAGTGAACTCCCATGTTTTACACTGTACAGTTCCAG GAATCAATGAATGCAATAGGATGGAGAGCATCTTATTGTGGCAAAGATTCTTAAGGCCACGAATTATTTTTGAGGTGTCTTTGGAGGAGATGATCAATGGGAGAAAATACAGATCCATG CAGATCAAGCAACTCCTTCATCTGTAcaaggaggaaaaatattttcttgtagtAAATCAACAGAACCCAACGGATATTCAGGTCTTTGTATCTTTTAAG GAAGGAGCCACAAGCCTATCAGTGTTTCGAAGTGTATGGCAAACCTATTGGCTATATCAAAACTGGGGCTGGTCAGATAATATCTTTGATCAGCTTGAACAGAGCCTGGTTGAATTGAAGGATAGATTTCCTGACCTATTACAACAACTAACTGATGCTGGATGGGATACAAATAATTTAAGTTTAAAGGTCCCGAAAGAAATGTCGATCAAGGAGCTTCCTGCACCAAGTTAA
- the LOC107842618 gene encoding protein root UVB sensitive 5 isoform X2, protein MMDTAKTFFAISLKTQTMPFHLQFNYPISTFLCPHQLTLYSNWSRNQPFNVLCTSPQSDSFNNREEAIKDSYGENDKGHLILVEKYKNGTLKRYVIDNDSEMKMFLEEHVPTNTGSQDLDISNMELSWLPKVIKDFVLPSGYPDTVSDDYVDYMLLQFPTNVTGWICHTLVTSSLLKAVGVGSFSGTSAAASAAAIRWVSKDGIGALGRFFIGGRFGNLFDDDPKQWRMFADFVGSAGSIFDLCTPLYPSYFLPLASLGNLAKAVARGLKDPSFRVIQNHFAIAGNLGDVAAKEEVWEVAAELLGLSLGILALDTPGISKSYPTLALTWLSVRILHLWFRYQSLSVLQFNTINLKRARILVNSHVLHCTVPGINECNRMESILLWQRFLRPRIIFEVSLEEMINGRKYRSMQIKQLLHLYKEEKYFLVVNQQNPTDIQVFVSFKEGATSLSVFRSVWQTYWLYQNWGWSDNIFDQLEQSLVELKDRFPDLLQQLTDAGWDTNNLSLKVPKEMSIKELPAPS, encoded by the exons ATGATGGATACCGCAAAAACATTCTTTGCCATTTCCCTCAAAACTCAAACAATGCCTTTTCATCTGCAATTCAACTACCCCATTTCAACCTTTTTATGTCCCCACCAGTTGACACTTTATAGTAATTGGAGTAGAAATCAACCCTTTAATGTATTGTGTACTTCTCCACAATCTGATTCTTTCAATAATAGAGAAGAAGCTATTAAAGACTCATATGG GGAAAATGATAAAGGGCATCTGATTTTGGTGGAGAAGTACAAGAATGGAACTTTGAAAAG GTATGTTATAGATAATGACTCTGAAATGAAAATGTTTCTTGAGGAGCATGTGCCCACAAATACTGGATCTCAAGATCTTGATATCTCTAACATGGAGTTATCCTGGCTCCCTAAGGTTATCAAGGATTTTGTGTTACCATCAGGTTACCCAG ATACAGTATCAGATGATTATGTGGACTACATGTTGCTTCAGTTCCCAACCAATGTAACAGGGTGGATCTGTCATACGCTGGTGACTTCAAGTCTCTTAAAG GCGGTTGGTGTGGGCTCTTTCTCAGGAACTTCCGCAGCTGCTTCAGCTGCTGCCATCAG ATGGGTTTCAAAGGATGGCATTGGTGCCCTTGGACGCTTTTTCATTG GTGGGCGGTTTGGCAATCTTTTTGATGATGATCCTAAACAATGGCGCATGTTTGCAGATTTCGTTGGCAGTGCAGGAAG TATATTTGATCTATGTACCCCTCTCTATCCTTCGTATTTCCTGCCTTTGGCATCTCTTGGAAATCTTGCGAAG GCTGTTGCAAGGGGGCTAAAGGACCCTTCATTCCGGGTTATACAAAACCACTTCGCTATTGCTGGAAATTTGGGAGACGTAGCAGCAAAG GAGGAAGTGTGGGAAGTAGCTGCTGAGCTGCTAGGTCTTTCTCTCGGCATACTAGCCTTG GATACACCTGGTATCTCAAAGTCGTATCCTACATTGGCACTTACATGGTTGAGTGTGCGGATCCTACATCTTTGGTTTCGCTATCAGTCTCTTTCAGTTCTGCAATTCAACACG ATAAATCTCAAACGGGCTCGCATATTAGTGAACTCCCATGTTTTACACTGTACAGTTCCAG GAATCAATGAATGCAATAGGATGGAGAGCATCTTATTGTGGCAAAGATTCTTAAGGCCACGAATTATTTTTGAGGTGTCTTTGGAGGAGATGATCAATGGGAGAAAATACAGATCCATG CAGATCAAGCAACTCCTTCATCTGTAcaaggaggaaaaatattttcttgtagtAAATCAACAGAACCCAACGGATATTCAGGTCTTTGTATCTTTTAAG GAAGGAGCCACAAGCCTATCAGTGTTTCGAAGTGTATGGCAAACCTATTGGCTATATCAAAACTGGGGCTGGTCAGATAATATCTTTGATCAGCTTGAACAGAGCCTGGTTGAATTGAAGGATAGATTTCCTGACCTATTACAACAACTAACTGATGCTGGATGGGATACAAATAATTTAAGTTTAAAGGTCCCGAAAGAAATGTCGATCAAGGAGCTTCCTGCACCAAGTTAA
- the LOC107842618 gene encoding protein root UVB sensitive 5 isoform X1, producing the protein MMDTAKTFFAISLKTQTMPFHLQFNYPISTFLCPHQLTLYSNWSRNQPFNVLCTSPQSDSFNNREEAIKDSYGENDKGHLILVEKYKNGTLKRYVIDNDSEMKMFLEEHVPTNTGSQDLDISNMELSWLPKVIKDFVLPSGYPDTVSDDYVDYMLLQFPTNVTGWICHTLVTSSLLKACQSYSGGWCGLFLRNFRSCFSCCHQMGFKGWHWCPWTLFHWSGGRFGNLFDDDPKQWRMFADFVGSAGSIFDLCTPLYPSYFLPLASLGNLAKAVARGLKDPSFRVIQNHFAIAGNLGDVAAKEEVWEVAAELLGLSLGILALDTPGISKSYPTLALTWLSVRILHLWFRYQSLSVLQFNTINLKRARILVNSHVLHCTVPGINECNRMESILLWQRFLRPRIIFEVSLEEMINGRKYRSMQIKQLLHLYKEEKYFLVVNQQNPTDIQVFVSFKEGATSLSVFRSVWQTYWLYQNWGWSDNIFDQLEQSLVELKDRFPDLLQQLTDAGWDTNNLSLKVPKEMSIKELPAPS; encoded by the exons ATGATGGATACCGCAAAAACATTCTTTGCCATTTCCCTCAAAACTCAAACAATGCCTTTTCATCTGCAATTCAACTACCCCATTTCAACCTTTTTATGTCCCCACCAGTTGACACTTTATAGTAATTGGAGTAGAAATCAACCCTTTAATGTATTGTGTACTTCTCCACAATCTGATTCTTTCAATAATAGAGAAGAAGCTATTAAAGACTCATATGG GGAAAATGATAAAGGGCATCTGATTTTGGTGGAGAAGTACAAGAATGGAACTTTGAAAAG GTATGTTATAGATAATGACTCTGAAATGAAAATGTTTCTTGAGGAGCATGTGCCCACAAATACTGGATCTCAAGATCTTGATATCTCTAACATGGAGTTATCCTGGCTCCCTAAGGTTATCAAGGATTTTGTGTTACCATCAGGTTACCCAG ATACAGTATCAGATGATTATGTGGACTACATGTTGCTTCAGTTCCCAACCAATGTAACAGGGTGGATCTGTCATACGCTGGTGACTTCAAGTCTCTTAAAGGCATGTCAATCTTATTCAG GCGGTTGGTGTGGGCTCTTTCTCAGGAACTTCCGCAGCTGCTTCAGCTGCTGCCATCAG ATGGGTTTCAAAGGATGGCATTGGTGCCCTTGGACGCTTTTTCATTGGTCTG GTGGGCGGTTTGGCAATCTTTTTGATGATGATCCTAAACAATGGCGCATGTTTGCAGATTTCGTTGGCAGTGCAGGAAG TATATTTGATCTATGTACCCCTCTCTATCCTTCGTATTTCCTGCCTTTGGCATCTCTTGGAAATCTTGCGAAG GCTGTTGCAAGGGGGCTAAAGGACCCTTCATTCCGGGTTATACAAAACCACTTCGCTATTGCTGGAAATTTGGGAGACGTAGCAGCAAAG GAGGAAGTGTGGGAAGTAGCTGCTGAGCTGCTAGGTCTTTCTCTCGGCATACTAGCCTTG GATACACCTGGTATCTCAAAGTCGTATCCTACATTGGCACTTACATGGTTGAGTGTGCGGATCCTACATCTTTGGTTTCGCTATCAGTCTCTTTCAGTTCTGCAATTCAACACG ATAAATCTCAAACGGGCTCGCATATTAGTGAACTCCCATGTTTTACACTGTACAGTTCCAG GAATCAATGAATGCAATAGGATGGAGAGCATCTTATTGTGGCAAAGATTCTTAAGGCCACGAATTATTTTTGAGGTGTCTTTGGAGGAGATGATCAATGGGAGAAAATACAGATCCATG CAGATCAAGCAACTCCTTCATCTGTAcaaggaggaaaaatattttcttgtagtAAATCAACAGAACCCAACGGATATTCAGGTCTTTGTATCTTTTAAG GAAGGAGCCACAAGCCTATCAGTGTTTCGAAGTGTATGGCAAACCTATTGGCTATATCAAAACTGGGGCTGGTCAGATAATATCTTTGATCAGCTTGAACAGAGCCTGGTTGAATTGAAGGATAGATTTCCTGACCTATTACAACAACTAACTGATGCTGGATGGGATACAAATAATTTAAGTTTAAAGGTCCCGAAAGAAATGTCGATCAAGGAGCTTCCTGCACCAAGTTAA
- the LOC107842618 gene encoding protein root UVB sensitive 5 isoform X4, with protein MYSQRQSEADTGCKLDASDLKDSVELVVGALHPLMYVIDNDSEMKMFLEEHVPTNTGSQDLDISNMELSWLPKVIKDFVLPSGYPDTVSDDYVDYMLLQFPTNVTGWICHTLVTSSLLKACQSYSGGWCGLFLRNFRSCFSCCHQMGFKGWHWCPWTLFHWSGGRFGNLFDDDPKQWRMFADFVGSAGSIFDLCTPLYPSYFLPLASLGNLAKAVARGLKDPSFRVIQNHFAIAGNLGDVAAKEEVWEVAAELLGLSLGILALDTPGISKSYPTLALTWLSVRILHLWFRYQSLSVLQFNTINLKRARILVNSHVLHCTVPGINECNRMESILLWQRFLRPRIIFEVSLEEMINGRKYRSMQIKQLLHLYKEEKYFLVVNQQNPTDIQVFVSFKEGATSLSVFRSVWQTYWLYQNWGWSDNIFDQLEQSLVELKDRFPDLLQQLTDAGWDTNNLSLKVPKEMSIKELPAPS; from the exons ATGTACAGTCAGAGGCAGTCAGAGGCAGATACAGGATGTAAACTTGATGCCTCCGACCTTAAG GATTCAGTTGAACTCGTAGTTGGAGCACTACATCCTCTTAT GTATGTTATAGATAATGACTCTGAAATGAAAATGTTTCTTGAGGAGCATGTGCCCACAAATACTGGATCTCAAGATCTTGATATCTCTAACATGGAGTTATCCTGGCTCCCTAAGGTTATCAAGGATTTTGTGTTACCATCAGGTTACCCAG ATACAGTATCAGATGATTATGTGGACTACATGTTGCTTCAGTTCCCAACCAATGTAACAGGGTGGATCTGTCATACGCTGGTGACTTCAAGTCTCTTAAAGGCATGTCAATCTTATTCAG GCGGTTGGTGTGGGCTCTTTCTCAGGAACTTCCGCAGCTGCTTCAGCTGCTGCCATCAG ATGGGTTTCAAAGGATGGCATTGGTGCCCTTGGACGCTTTTTCATTGGTCTG GTGGGCGGTTTGGCAATCTTTTTGATGATGATCCTAAACAATGGCGCATGTTTGCAGATTTCGTTGGCAGTGCAGGAAG TATATTTGATCTATGTACCCCTCTCTATCCTTCGTATTTCCTGCCTTTGGCATCTCTTGGAAATCTTGCGAAG GCTGTTGCAAGGGGGCTAAAGGACCCTTCATTCCGGGTTATACAAAACCACTTCGCTATTGCTGGAAATTTGGGAGACGTAGCAGCAAAG GAGGAAGTGTGGGAAGTAGCTGCTGAGCTGCTAGGTCTTTCTCTCGGCATACTAGCCTTG GATACACCTGGTATCTCAAAGTCGTATCCTACATTGGCACTTACATGGTTGAGTGTGCGGATCCTACATCTTTGGTTTCGCTATCAGTCTCTTTCAGTTCTGCAATTCAACACG ATAAATCTCAAACGGGCTCGCATATTAGTGAACTCCCATGTTTTACACTGTACAGTTCCAG GAATCAATGAATGCAATAGGATGGAGAGCATCTTATTGTGGCAAAGATTCTTAAGGCCACGAATTATTTTTGAGGTGTCTTTGGAGGAGATGATCAATGGGAGAAAATACAGATCCATG CAGATCAAGCAACTCCTTCATCTGTAcaaggaggaaaaatattttcttgtagtAAATCAACAGAACCCAACGGATATTCAGGTCTTTGTATCTTTTAAG GAAGGAGCCACAAGCCTATCAGTGTTTCGAAGTGTATGGCAAACCTATTGGCTATATCAAAACTGGGGCTGGTCAGATAATATCTTTGATCAGCTTGAACAGAGCCTGGTTGAATTGAAGGATAGATTTCCTGACCTATTACAACAACTAACTGATGCTGGATGGGATACAAATAATTTAAGTTTAAAGGTCCCGAAAGAAATGTCGATCAAGGAGCTTCCTGCACCAAGTTAA